In Drosophila subpulchrella strain 33 F10 #4 breed RU33 chromosome 3R, RU_Dsub_v1.1 Primary Assembly, whole genome shotgun sequence, the following are encoded in one genomic region:
- the LOC119563050 gene encoding thiamine transporter 1 translates to MKEWLKISCLLCVFGFIREIRPSEPYVTEYLLGPWRNISETQLTHDVYPVGTYSYLVQLVFVFLITDFLRYKPLIITVGATGVIIWSMLIWTTSLLSLQILEFFYGTYMAAEVAYYTYIYAKVDKKYYPRVTSHTRAAMFAGKLVSGITSQLMINLELMNYKELNYITLATQIIAMIWAFGLPGVEKSLYFHREQLPSRDPQTQLPGEGNLEVEAYQESTPKQPHALGLLWLHFRNAYTNPRVIQWSLWYAIGLAGYLQVTYYVQVLWKVIEPEPLIAWNGAVDAVLTALAALCALAAGYLHTERLRPRTSLLTLALLSAVEGGCVLICCWTEDIYWSYAGFVLFGALYGFTITVASAEVARNLQEESYGLVFGVNTFVALVFQSLLTIIVVTDTGFELDAVGQYTVYAFYFIGVAVLYLISVLVECLIFRDTKSEKLENSLD, encoded by the exons ATGAAGGAGTGGCTAAAGATATCCTGCCTGCTTTGCGTCTTTGGCTTCATCCGCGAGATCCGTCCATCAGAGCCCTACGTCACGGAGTACCTGCTGGGGCCTTGGCGGAATATCTCGGAGACACAG CTAACGCACGATGTCTATCCAGTGGGCACCTATTCCTACCTGGTGCAGTTGGTCTTTGTTTTTCTGATAACAGACTTCCTGAG GTACAAGCCTCTGATCATCACTGTTGGAGCCACTGGTGTGATAATATGGAGTATGCTCATCTGGACGACCAGTCTGCTGTCTCTGCAGATCCTAGAGTTCTTCTACGGCACCTATATGGCCGCCGAGGTGGCCTACTATACGTACATCTACGCAAAGGTGGACAAGAAGTACTATCCTCGAGTAACCTCACACACCCGAGCGGCCATGTTTGCTGGCAAACTGGTATCCGGGATCACTTCGCAACTGATGATCAACCTGGAGCTGATGAACTACAAGGAGCTCAACTATATAACGCTGGCCA CTCAAATAATTGCCATGATTTGGGCTTTTGGCCTGCCCGGGGTGGAGAAGAGTCTTTATTTCCATCGGGAGCAGTTGCCCAGTCGAGATCCGCAGACTCAGTTGCCCGGAGAAGGCAACCTGGAGGTGGAGGCATATCAGGAGAGTACTCCAAAACAGCCCCATGCACTGGGTCTGCTGTGGCTTCACTTCCGCAATGCCTACACCAATCCGCGTGTCATTCAATGGAGTCTGTGGTACGCCATCGGACTGGCTGGTTACCTGCAGGTCACCTACTACGTGCAAGTTCTGTGGAAGGTGATCGAACCGGAGCCGCTGATTGCCTGGAATGGAGCAGTGGATGCTGTCCTGACGGCACTGGCTGCTTTGTGTGCCCTGGCTGCCGGCTATCTGCACACTGAGCGTCTTAGGCCAAGAACTTCTCTGCTAACCCTGGCCCTTTTGTCCGCCGTGGAGGGCGGCTGTGTGCTGATCTGCTGCTGGACGGAGGACATATACTGGTCCTATGCAGGATTCGTTCTCTTTGGCGCCCTCTACGGCTTTACCATCACGGTGGCCAG TGCTGAGGTGGCCAGAAATCTACAGGAGGAAAGCTACGGCTTGGTCTTTGGGGTCAATACGTTTGTTGCCCTCGTTTTCCAATCGCTCTTAACCATAATCGTTGTCACGGATACGGGCTTTGAGCTCGACGCTGTGGGTCAGTACACGGTCTATgcgttttattttattggcgTCGCCGTTCTGTATTTAATATCCGTGCTGGTTGAGTGCCTCATCTTTCGCGACACTAAGAGCGAGAAATTGGAAAATTCTCTGGATTGA